Part of the Azoarcus sp. KH32C genome, GACGTCTCCTTGTTCTGCTGGCTGGATGGGTTCCCGTGAATCGGGCGATGGAGAACATCCTAACGACGCATTGACATTGACGGATTTGATAGTTGAAATGAAATCATTTACGCCGCAAATGGGTCGCCAACATGGTCAATATCCCCACCGAGCTCCTCAGGACCTTCCTGAAGGCCGTCGACCTGGGAAGCTTCACGCGCGCCGGAGACGCCGTCGGACGTACGCAGTCGGCGGTCAGCCTGCAGGTTCGGAGGCTCGAGGAACTGCTCGGGGCGGAACTCTTCGTGCGCGGCAGCCATCGCATGAAGCTCACCGACGAAGGCAGCACGCTGTTGGAGTACGCAAGGCGCATCCTCGCGCTGAACGATGAAGCGGTAAGCAGCCTGCGCCGGCCCAAGGTCGCGGGCAGCGTGCGGCTCGGGGCGCCGCACGAATACACGGCATCCCTGCTACCGGTGATCCTCGGCAAGTTCGCCCAGGCCCATCCCGGCGTGATGCTCGAAGTGACCTGCGACCTCAGCAAGAACCTGCTGGCGCGTCAGGAAAAGGGCGAGTTCGATATCGTGATCGCCCTGCATGACAATCCGATCACGGGCGGCGGCACAAAAGTTCTCACCGAGCCGCTCGTCTGGATCACCAGCGTCGACCACGGGCGCCACCAGCGGCGCCCCCTGTCGTTGGTCGTCGCCCCGCCCCCCTGCATCTACCGCAACCGCGTGCTGCAGACACTCAGCCGCCTCGAGCGCCCGTGGCGCATCGCCTACACAAGCTCCAGCTACAGCGGGATCATTGCCGCAGTGCGCGCCGGCCTGGGTGTGACCCTGCTCGCGGCCAGCACCGTCCCCGAGGGCGTGCGGGCGCTCGAGGAACGCGACGGATTTCCGTCCATGGGCGAATTGGACGTGCGCCTGCACATGGGACCGGAGGGCGCGACCGAGGCAACACGTTGCCTCGCCGACTACATTGCGACGAGTTTCTCAACGCCGTAGGTGATGCAGGCCGACTCCGACCACAAGCGAAGATTCAACTTCTCCGAAATGCAGCCATCTGAACGGCTGTTGCAGCCTGAGACCTGCCTGACGAGCTGCGCGAACAATTCGGCCTGAACGGCCGTTGGAGGTTTTACGCGGAAGCGGACGTTGAGCTGAACCATACACCGGTAAGCCGCCAGTCGCCTTGCTACGCCACGTATTGGGTACGACGGGCAGCTTCCTGAGCGCTCCCAATGTTGGCCAGCGCCTTGGCGAGCTCTCTGTCCGGCCAATCGAAGACCGTCGAATTTCAGCTCAACAGCGGTCATTGACTTTCGCCGTGCCGGCTCCTCGCCCCAAATGGAGTGGGCCCCTGGATCGGCATGGCGTGACCGCATGCTAAACAATGACCGAACGGCTGGGCGCAACGTCCGAAAAGTCAGAACGAATGACAATGAGGACGTCTACAGAGAAATCAATGTACCGTATGCGATAATGCAAATATTATGCCGATAAGCTTGGAGGAGAATATGACAGTAGTCGTCTTATGGTATCGAAAATCCCTCGGTGAGTTGTGGTGCGCAGCTGACACAAGGATATCTAGAGGAGGCGGGACTGCTACGGACGGAGGGCCAAAAATTCTGCCAATACCGGTGGTTTGCCATAAGAGCGAAGGCAATAAAAAGTGGAATTCATTTAGACGTTATAACTTTGGCTTTGCATACGCTGGATCAACTCTGTCGGCAATTAGCACGCACGCATTGGCGACCGCGTGCACACAGAATCTTGCCGCAAACCGAGGCTATGAGAAGCCGGTTACGCTGAAAGCAGTGGCAGAGTTATTTCAGTCCGTTGGCGAGCATTACATTTGTGACATGTCGGCGCGACTAGGCGTCTCGGACAACAACAAGTCATATTTCTTTGACGCACTGGTTTTTGGCTTCTGCCCAGTCGAGCGAGTGTTTAAGGCATATATGCTTGTATCGAATATCGCTACAGGGACGTTTAGAATGCTGCTAGCGGAGATGCTGATAGGGCCAGACCGCTATCATTCAATCGGAAGCGGTTCAACCGCGTTCGAAAAGCTTCATGTAGAATTGGAGCAATTCCACCATAATCCCGGGGTATTGACGACTTTGGAGGAAATGCTAAAGAGGGAGGTCCAGCCGGACGTTGGGGGCCACCTACAAATTGGCGTGAGCAAAACAACCGGCTTTCGAATCATTCCAGTTCTTAATAGAGGGGACGGACCTGGAAAGGCATATGTTAGTTTTTTGGGGTGGGACACAACTTCTGCAAGAATGTTTGAGGGGTATTCCGTTGGGTACGAATCCTGCGGAAATTTTCAGTAGTAATCTGTGTTTCGGTCTCTTCAGCTCTGGATCGAGTGCGATAGCGCTGTTTTTCAATTTCTTCCGCTTATCCAAGAGATTGGATGTCTGGTTCTGACTCGTCCAAACAACTGGATTGTGTCGGCTGCCGTCCGCCGGGTGTAGCAACTCAACGGCTGTTTGCAAACTCAAGCTGTCCGCCAGGCCGTCAAGAGGCGAACTTCCTGCACTACGGACCAGAGTAGTCAGAAAGTTGCCGTCCAGCCTCTTCAGGGCTCCGTCCGTGCCCGACCCGAAAGTGACATTGGCCGTCTCGGTGCTCCAGCGGCAGGTGACTGCGTGGAACCGCCGTGCAGAGCGGGGGGCATGCAACGTATTGCATGAGTTCCGACGAAGGTGAAAAGGGCGGGACTATGCATCGACCGCACCAATGTATCGCCGTGCATAACGATTGCCGAGGCTGGTCAGGATTTCGTAGCCGATGGTCCCCGCCCGCCCGGCCATCTCGTCCACGCCGTTCAGCGGGTCAGCCAGATCGATCAGTGAGCCCTCGCCCAGTCGTCCGGCCGGCACTTCGGTAACGTCTATGGTGATCGTATCCATCGAGACATTGCCGACGATGGGCAGACGAATGCCCTCGAAGCCGGCATGGCCGCGATTGCTCAGGCTACGCAGGTAACCGTCGGCGTAACCGACCGCAACCGTGGCGATACGCGATGGCCGCGCGGCTCTCCAGGTGTGCGAATAACCGACCGCCGTTCCGGTTTCGATGCGGCGGGTTTGCAGTACCTTACCCTGCAGCCGGATGACCGGGCGCATCGGATTTGGCTGCCCGGCAACAGGCGCAACGCCATACAAGGCAGCTCCCGGGCGTGCCAGATTGAAATGGAAGTCGTTGCCGAGAAAGATGCCTGACGAGTTGGCCAGGCTGGCCCTGGCGGCCGGCAGACGTTGCAGTGCGGCGCGAAAATTCGCCAGCTGGATCATGTTGGCCGGGTTGGCCTGATCTTCGGCGCTGACCAGGTGGCTCATGATGAATTTCAGTTCAATGCCCTGCAGGCGCCCGTGATCGGACGCGACAATCGCGAGTTCGTCTTCCGACAGACCCAGGCGAGCCATGCCGCTATCGACCTGAAGAACGCCCGGCAGGACAGTATCCAGCTCCCTGGCAAGCTTTTGCCAGGCCGTCAGTTGCGGCAGGCTGTTGAGGACAGGCACGAGACGATGCCTGACGAATTCGCCCTCGGCGCCCGGATGAGCCCCGTGCAGCACATAGAGGGCAGCATCGGTAGGCAGGAAGGGGCGGAGTTCGATGGCCTCGTTGAGATGGGCAACAAAAAAATGACGGCACCCCGCGCCGTAAAGGGCTGGCCCGACCTGTATTGCCCCGAGGCCGTAGGCATCGGCCTTGACGACAGCGGCGCACGCGGCAGCGCCAAGCCTGCCCTTGAGGCTGCGCCAGTTGTCGCAGATGGCATCGAGATCGATGCTCAGCAAGGCGCCCGCCCGCGTTTGGTGTTGATCGGACATGTTCAGGTCCTTGGAATGTCATCGATGACGTCTTGTGGCCTTCTTCCCCCGACGCTCGCCGCCGGGGGAAGAACGACCGAGCGGCGCCTGATCAGGCGGCGGCGCCAGAGAGCGCCGGCTTTGCCTGCTTGCCCATGCGATAGCCGATACCCAGCAAGGCGAACCACACCGGCGCCACATAGAGCGCCACACGGGTACCCGGGTCGAGGGCCAGGAGGGCGCCGACGGCGACCATGAAGGCGACCACCACCCAGTTCATGTAGGGCGCCCCCGGCATGCGGAAGGACACCGCCTTGGCCTGCCCGGCAGCGACCGCCTTGCGGTAGCCGAGGTGGGCGATGACGATGATCGACCAGGTCCACAAGGCGCCGATCAGCGAGACGCTGGTCACCCAGGTGAAGACCTCCTCCGGTACGAGGTAGTTGAGGACCACGCCGATGCTCATCAGGGCCGCCGAAAAGGTGATGGCGTTGGCCGGCAGATGATTGCGGTTGACCTTGCCAAAGGCCTTCGGCGCCTGGCGGAACTGGGCCAGCGTGTAGAGCATGCGGCCGGTGCTGAAGATGCCGCTGTTGCACGACGAAGCGGCCGCCGTGATGACCACGAAGTTGATCAGACTGGCCGCGCCGGGAATGCCAATGCGCTCGAAGACGAAGACGAAGGGGCTTACGCCGGGCTTGAGTTCGCTCCACGGCACCAGGGCCATCATGACGACGAGGGCGCCGATGTAGAAGGCCAGGATGCGCCAGATGATGCTGTTGGTGGCGCTCGGCAGGACCTTCTCCGGATTCTGCGCCTCGCCGGCGGTGACGCCGATCAGTTCGACACCCTGGTAGGCGAACATAACCATCTGCAGGGTCATCACGACGCCGAGGATGCCGAAGGGCATGAAGCCCTGGTAGCTCCACAGGTTCGAGAAGCTGGCGGTGCGCCCAAGCGGCGTGATGTCGAAGAAGATGATGGCCAGACCGATCACGATCATGGCGACGATGGTGACGACCTTGATCAGGGCGAACCAGAACTCCAGTTCGCCGAACAGCGCGACCGAGATGCGATTGACCGCGTACAGCACACTCAGGGTGATCAGCGCCGGTATCCATTGCGGCACATCAGGGAACCAGTAATGGACATAGACCGCGACCGCCGTGATCTCGGCCATGCCGATCGTTACCCAAGTAAACCAGTAGGACCACCCGGTTGCAAAGCCGGCGAAAGGCCCGACGAATTCCTCGGCATAGGTGGCGAAGGAGCCGGCTACCGGACGGTAGAGCAGCAATTCGCCGAGGGCACGCATGATGAAGAATATGATCAAGCCGCCGAGGGCATAGCTCAGCAACAGTCCCGGAC contains:
- a CDS encoding amino acid permease; the protein is MTDVRTLLAEERAHEARDLHRGLKDRHIQMIAIGGAIGVGLFLGAGRAISVAGPGLLLSYALGGLIIFFIMRALGELLLYRPVAGSFATYAEEFVGPFAGFATGWSYWFTWVTIGMAEITAVAVYVHYWFPDVPQWIPALITLSVLYAVNRISVALFGELEFWFALIKVVTIVAMIVIGLAIIFFDITPLGRTASFSNLWSYQGFMPFGILGVVMTLQMVMFAYQGVELIGVTAGEAQNPEKVLPSATNSIIWRILAFYIGALVVMMALVPWSELKPGVSPFVFVFERIGIPGAASLINFVVITAAASSCNSGIFSTGRMLYTLAQFRQAPKAFGKVNRNHLPANAITFSAALMSIGVVLNYLVPEEVFTWVTSVSLIGALWTWSIIVIAHLGYRKAVAAGQAKAVSFRMPGAPYMNWVVVAFMVAVGALLALDPGTRVALYVAPVWFALLGIGYRMGKQAKPALSGAAA
- a CDS encoding LysR substrate-binding domain-containing protein, producing MVNIPTELLRTFLKAVDLGSFTRAGDAVGRTQSAVSLQVRRLEELLGAELFVRGSHRMKLTDEGSTLLEYARRILALNDEAVSSLRRPKVAGSVRLGAPHEYTASLLPVILGKFAQAHPGVMLEVTCDLSKNLLARQEKGEFDIVIALHDNPITGGGTKVLTEPLVWITSVDHGRHQRRPLSLVVAPPPCIYRNRVLQTLSRLERPWRIAYTSSSYSGIIAAVRAGLGVTLLAASTVPEGVRALEERDGFPSMGELDVRLHMGPEGATEATRCLADYIATSFSTP
- the alr gene encoding alanine racemase, with product MSDQHQTRAGALLSIDLDAICDNWRSLKGRLGAAACAAVVKADAYGLGAIQVGPALYGAGCRHFFVAHLNEAIELRPFLPTDAALYVLHGAHPGAEGEFVRHRLVPVLNSLPQLTAWQKLARELDTVLPGVLQVDSGMARLGLSEDELAIVASDHGRLQGIELKFIMSHLVSAEDQANPANMIQLANFRAALQRLPAARASLANSSGIFLGNDFHFNLARPGAALYGVAPVAGQPNPMRPVIRLQGKVLQTRRIETGTAVGYSHTWRAARPSRIATVAVGYADGYLRSLSNRGHAGFEGIRLPIVGNVSMDTITIDVTEVPAGRLGEGSLIDLADPLNGVDEMAGRAGTIGYEILTSLGNRYARRYIGAVDA